The proteins below are encoded in one region of Knoellia sp. S7-12:
- a CDS encoding maleylpyruvate isomerase N-terminal domain-containing protein has protein sequence MGTPVRLGPALGRDAAAAAFLACAQVSVELASRDEVGAAWSQDSSCDGMTVGGLTDHLLQQIVHVGRGLTVTAPMDAPVIGLLDHYTQAPWVASSREGEIDPEQNDTNNTAAAAGRAAVLGAAEAALAELPALFALPRDPDVIHIPWQGWSLSTPDFLTTRMMELVVHGDDLASSVGLPTPEHGPAAVAAVLGLLADVSLVRHGQVPLVRALSRPQRSSGNISAF, from the coding sequence ATGGGCACTCCCGTCCGGCTCGGACCGGCGCTTGGCCGCGATGCGGCTGCCGCTGCCTTCCTCGCGTGCGCGCAGGTCTCGGTGGAGCTCGCGTCGCGTGACGAAGTGGGTGCGGCGTGGTCGCAGGACAGCTCCTGCGACGGGATGACCGTGGGCGGGCTGACCGATCACCTGCTCCAACAGATCGTGCATGTTGGACGGGGACTGACTGTGACGGCCCCGATGGACGCACCTGTCATCGGGCTGCTCGACCACTACACCCAGGCACCGTGGGTCGCATCCTCGCGCGAGGGTGAGATCGACCCGGAGCAGAACGACACGAACAACACCGCGGCAGCCGCGGGCAGGGCAGCGGTGCTCGGCGCCGCCGAGGCCGCTCTCGCCGAACTCCCAGCGCTGTTCGCGTTGCCTCGGGATCCGGACGTGATCCACATCCCGTGGCAGGGCTGGTCACTGTCGACACCGGACTTCCTCACGACGCGCATGATGGAGCTGGTCGTCCATGGTGACGACCTGGCCTCGAGTGTCGGGCTCCCCACACCTGAGCACGGTCCTGCTGCTGTTGCGGCGGTCCTCGGCCTGCTCGCCGACGTCTCGCTGGTCCGGCACGGACAGGTCCCCCTTGTGCGCGCCCTCAGCAGACCCCAGCGGTCGAGCGGGAACATCAGCGCGTTCTGA
- a CDS encoding ammonium transporter — translation MSPTLLPLAAEPAIDASATAFVLICASLVLLMTPGLALFYGGMTRAKSVLNMMMMSFGAMGVVGVIYVLWGYSMSFGGSNIGGIIGNPFENFGLKGVVGDATGATLDANGTAIIDVFGADVWIPEILFVGFQLTFAIITVALISGAIADRAKFSTWLLFTGLWVTLAYFPIAHMVWGGGLLSGSEDGIAAKMFGATDGAANVLPIDFAGGTVVHINAGIAGLVLALIVGKRLGFGKTAMRPHNVPLVMLGAGLLWFGWFGFNAGSELAADGLSSLVWVNTTVATCAAILGWLLVEKLRDGHATSVGAASGVVAGLVAITPACGALSPVGSIVLGAVAGALAALAVGLKFRFGYDDSLDVVGVHLVAGLWGTVGAGLLATSGGLFYGDGPRQLVVQIVIALATVIISGIVTTIIGLALKATIGWRISDDDEVAGIDQSEHAESGYDLVSRGGRLGTTSTGALSHDARHHDEINSEGVKA, via the coding sequence ATGAGCCCAACTCTCCTCCCTCTCGCGGCCGAGCCCGCGATCGACGCATCGGCGACAGCCTTCGTCCTCATCTGTGCCTCCCTGGTGCTGTTGATGACGCCGGGCCTCGCCCTCTTCTATGGCGGTATGACGCGCGCCAAGTCCGTCCTCAACATGATGATGATGTCGTTCGGTGCCATGGGCGTCGTCGGTGTCATCTATGTGCTGTGGGGCTACTCGATGTCCTTTGGTGGCAGCAACATCGGCGGGATCATCGGCAACCCGTTCGAGAACTTTGGCCTCAAGGGAGTTGTCGGTGACGCCACCGGGGCAACCCTCGACGCCAACGGCACCGCCATCATTGACGTCTTCGGCGCCGACGTCTGGATCCCCGAGATCCTCTTCGTCGGGTTCCAGCTGACCTTCGCGATCATCACCGTCGCCCTGATCAGCGGTGCCATCGCCGACCGTGCGAAGTTCTCGACCTGGCTGCTCTTCACCGGCCTGTGGGTCACTCTGGCCTACTTCCCGATCGCCCACATGGTGTGGGGCGGTGGCCTGCTCAGCGGTTCCGAGGACGGCATCGCGGCCAAGATGTTCGGTGCGACCGACGGCGCGGCGAACGTGCTGCCCATCGACTTCGCCGGTGGCACGGTCGTCCACATCAACGCCGGTATCGCCGGTCTGGTCCTGGCCCTCATCGTCGGCAAGCGCCTCGGCTTCGGCAAGACCGCCATGCGCCCACACAATGTGCCGCTCGTCATGCTCGGCGCCGGTCTGCTCTGGTTCGGCTGGTTCGGCTTCAACGCCGGCTCCGAGCTCGCCGCCGACGGCCTCTCGAGCCTCGTCTGGGTCAACACCACCGTCGCGACCTGTGCCGCCATCCTCGGTTGGCTCCTGGTCGAGAAGCTGCGTGACGGTCACGCGACCTCGGTCGGCGCTGCGTCCGGTGTCGTTGCCGGTCTCGTCGCGATCACCCCGGCCTGTGGCGCGCTCTCGCCCGTCGGCTCGATCGTGCTCGGTGCCGTCGCCGGTGCGCTCGCGGCCCTGGCCGTCGGCCTGAAGTTCCGCTTCGGCTACGACGACTCGCTCGACGTCGTCGGCGTGCACCTCGTCGCCGGCCTCTGGGGCACCGTCGGTGCCGGGCTCCTCGCGACCTCGGGTGGCCTGTTCTACGGTGACGGTCCCAGGCAGCTCGTCGTGCAGATCGTCATCGCGCTCGCCACGGTCATCATCTCCGGGATCGTCACGACCATCATTGGCCTCGCGCTCAAGGCCACGATCGGCTGGCGCATCTCCGATGACGACGAGGTGGCCGGAATCGACCAGTCCGAGCACGCTGAGTCCGGCTACGACCTCGTGTCCCGTGGCGGACGCCTGGGGACGACCTCAACGGGTGCCCTGTCCCACGACGCCCGTCACCACGACGAGATCAACTCCGAAGGAGTCAAGGCATGA
- a CDS encoding DUF393 domain-containing protein yields the protein MTLPVLVYDGDCAICTKLSRVVTTRLRARPEDFAVTAYQHADLAQLGLTTEQCDQALQWVGGDGDVSSGEDAVAHVFCASRMPFPPLGWILQAPGIHAVAGVAYRWVARNRHRLPGGTAACSLPAADRPN from the coding sequence ATGACCCTCCCGGTGCTCGTCTACGACGGTGACTGCGCCATCTGCACCAAGTTGTCCCGCGTCGTGACCACACGCCTGCGTGCCCGTCCCGAGGACTTCGCCGTGACGGCATACCAGCACGCCGACCTGGCTCAGTTGGGACTCACGACCGAGCAGTGCGACCAAGCACTGCAGTGGGTGGGCGGAGATGGAGACGTCAGTTCGGGCGAGGACGCCGTGGCTCACGTGTTCTGTGCCTCCCGTATGCCCTTCCCACCTCTGGGTTGGATCCTGCAGGCCCCCGGCATCCACGCCGTCGCCGGGGTCGCCTATCGCTGGGTCGCCCGCAACCGGCACCGACTGCCCGGTGGCACCGCGGCCTGTTCACTGCCCGCCGCCGACCGCCCGAACTGA
- a CDS encoding M13-type metalloendopeptidase produces MRSGIDHSASDPQVRPQDDLFGHVNGGWVARTEIPADRGRYGSFDILRENAEQQVRDIITAVAEGNPETGTVARKVGDLYSSFMDEARIETQGVEPIAPLLTAIDAVTSPSEVMGLLGSLLRAGVDGLVHPIVNTDDRDSTRYVVYLEQAGTGLPDEAYYREPQHEAIRTAYPPHVARMLTLAGVYAGDAATAAADRVMVLETRIAASHWDTVANRDAVKTYTLVDRAGLAELTPDVDWDAYLGGAQAPPGAFDQVIARQPDHLRSMSAALADVDLATWQDWLRWRVVHALAPYLGEAIVAENFDFFGRTLSGVPQIRERWKRGVGLVEDALGEAVGQLYVEQHFPPRAKERMVELVANLVEAFRRNFDDLEWMGTDTRREALAKLEAFTPKIGYPDTWRDYSALEVEVDDLVGNVARASAFEVDRNLAKLGAPVDRAEWFMTPQTVNAYYNPGLNEIVFPAAILQPPFFDVDADDAVNYGGIGAVIGHEVGHGFDDQGSQFDGDGNLRNWWTEGDRENFDGRAQRLIAQFNELESRDAPGHKVNGALTVGENIGDLGGLTIGHAAYRISTEGADAPVIDELTGDQRFFIGWARVWCGVAREAEAVRLLAIDPHAPMDLRANAVRNLSEFHEAFDVAEGDAMWVPEKDRVRIF; encoded by the coding sequence ATGCGCTCCGGGATCGACCACTCGGCCAGCGACCCACAGGTCCGCCCGCAGGATGACCTCTTCGGGCACGTGAACGGGGGTTGGGTCGCGCGCACCGAGATCCCGGCCGACCGTGGCCGATATGGCTCGTTCGACATCCTGCGCGAGAACGCTGAGCAGCAGGTCCGCGACATCATCACCGCTGTCGCCGAGGGCAACCCGGAGACCGGCACGGTCGCGCGCAAGGTCGGCGACCTCTACAGCTCGTTCATGGATGAAGCACGCATTGAGACGCAGGGGGTCGAGCCCATCGCGCCTCTGCTGACCGCCATCGACGCGGTCACGAGCCCCAGCGAGGTCATGGGACTGCTCGGCAGCCTCCTGCGGGCGGGCGTCGACGGTCTTGTTCACCCCATCGTCAACACCGACGACCGCGACTCGACCCGCTACGTCGTCTACCTCGAGCAGGCCGGCACAGGCCTGCCCGACGAGGCCTACTACCGCGAGCCGCAGCACGAGGCGATCCGCACGGCATACCCGCCTCACGTCGCGCGCATGCTCACCCTTGCGGGCGTGTATGCCGGTGACGCGGCGACCGCTGCTGCGGACCGTGTCATGGTGCTCGAGACCCGCATCGCGGCCTCGCACTGGGACACCGTCGCCAACCGTGACGCGGTCAAGACCTACACCTTGGTCGACCGGGCCGGGCTCGCAGAGCTCACCCCCGACGTCGATTGGGACGCCTACCTCGGCGGCGCGCAGGCGCCGCCGGGTGCCTTCGACCAGGTCATCGCCCGCCAGCCCGACCACCTGCGCTCGATGAGTGCGGCGCTTGCCGACGTGGACCTCGCAACGTGGCAGGACTGGCTGCGCTGGCGCGTCGTCCACGCGCTCGCTCCTTATCTCGGTGAAGCGATCGTCGCCGAGAACTTCGACTTCTTCGGCCGCACGCTCTCCGGTGTCCCGCAGATCCGCGAGCGGTGGAAGCGCGGTGTCGGGCTCGTCGAGGACGCCCTCGGCGAGGCCGTCGGCCAGCTCTATGTCGAGCAGCACTTCCCACCACGGGCCAAGGAGCGGATGGTCGAGCTCGTCGCCAACCTCGTCGAGGCGTTCCGGCGCAACTTCGATGACCTCGAGTGGATGGGCACCGACACGCGTCGCGAGGCCCTCGCCAAGCTTGAGGCGTTCACGCCCAAGATCGGCTACCCCGACACCTGGCGCGACTACTCGGCACTCGAGGTCGAGGTCGACGATCTCGTCGGCAACGTCGCGCGAGCCTCAGCGTTCGAGGTCGACCGCAACCTGGCCAAGCTCGGTGCTCCGGTCGACCGTGCCGAATGGTTCATGACGCCGCAGACGGTCAATGCCTACTACAACCCGGGCCTCAACGAGATCGTCTTCCCGGCTGCGATCCTCCAGCCGCCGTTCTTTGACGTGGACGCCGACGATGCCGTCAACTATGGCGGCATCGGAGCCGTCATCGGGCACGAGGTCGGCCACGGCTTCGACGACCAGGGCTCGCAGTTCGACGGCGACGGCAACCTGCGCAACTGGTGGACCGAGGGCGACCGCGAGAACTTCGACGGGCGCGCCCAGCGGCTCATCGCCCAGTTCAACGAGCTGGAATCGCGTGACGCACCCGGCCACAAGGTCAATGGTGCGCTCACGGTCGGCGAGAACATCGGTGACCTCGGCGGGCTCACGATCGGGCACGCGGCATACCGGATCTCGACGGAGGGCGCCGACGCGCCGGTGATCGACGAGCTCACCGGGGACCAGCGGTTCTTCATCGGCTGGGCCCGTGTGTGGTGCGGCGTGGCCCGCGAGGCCGAGGCCGTCCGGCTCCTCGCGATCGACCCGCACGCGCCGATGGACCTGCGCGCCAATGCGGTGCGCAACCTCTCCGAGTTCCACGAGGCGTTCGACGTCGCCGAGGGCGATGCCATGTGGGTGCCCGAGAAGGACCGCGTCCGGATCTTCTGA
- the lepB gene encoding signal peptidase I, which translates to MTATTSAVAPRRTRRRLPVGFEILLAILAVALVQTFVVKPFGVPSQSMEQTLLIGDRIIVNRTNSDVERGDVVVFSHGATWQEAQLPESDNPLVKVARKVGDLTGIGPSNTAYTVKRVIGLPGDRVLCCDAEGSVLVDDEPLAEPYIHQDHAFQAPDLTCDTTPRSSRCFPEIRVPNDRLLVLGDHRSQSADSIVACRGGTVSDGCARFVPMNRVVGPVVFRIWPLDTFGRVNVR; encoded by the coding sequence GTGACCGCGACGACCTCGGCAGTGGCCCCTCGACGGACCCGCCGAAGGCTCCCGGTGGGGTTCGAGATTCTCCTTGCCATCCTCGCCGTCGCGCTCGTCCAGACGTTCGTCGTCAAGCCGTTCGGTGTGCCGTCCCAGTCCATGGAGCAGACGCTCCTCATCGGCGACCGCATCATCGTCAACCGCACGAACTCCGACGTGGAACGCGGCGACGTCGTCGTGTTCTCCCACGGTGCTACGTGGCAGGAAGCGCAGCTCCCCGAGTCCGACAACCCGCTCGTCAAGGTGGCGCGCAAGGTCGGTGACCTGACCGGGATCGGCCCATCCAACACGGCATACACGGTCAAGCGCGTGATCGGACTCCCCGGCGACCGGGTGTTGTGCTGCGACGCCGAAGGCAGTGTCCTCGTCGATGACGAGCCGCTCGCGGAGCCCTACATCCATCAGGACCACGCGTTCCAGGCTCCTGACCTCACGTGCGACACGACCCCGCGGTCGTCGCGGTGCTTCCCCGAGATCCGCGTGCCGAACGATCGGCTCCTCGTCCTCGGCGACCACCGCTCGCAGTCGGCTGACTCGATCGTCGCCTGTCGCGGTGGGACCGTGTCCGACGGGTGCGCCCGCTTCGTGCCCATGAACCGCGTCGTGGGCCCGGTCGTCTTCCGGATCTGGCCGCTCGACACGTTCGGCCGCGTCAACGTTCGCTGA
- the ftsY gene encoding signal recognition particle-docking protein FtsY, translating into MSAIDTLWEFIAVGFGLLVVLGGLAATLLRGRGGGTKELPRERPTDAPPTRPAPDGEDVDALPSGGSSVDTLPAPGDATTVDDTTVDETLPPTTIPEVEQPESPRTRLQRLRARLSRSNTALGKGLLALLSRGDLDEEAWEDVEDTLLTADLGVEATTELVDALRTKVKVHGNADEATVRGWLRDELISLVDPSMDRSIASSRVDGRPAVIVVVGVNGTGKTTTVGKLARVLVAEDKDVVLGAADTFRAAAADQLQTWGERVGVPTIRSDREGADPAAVAFDAVKGAAELEADVVIIDTAGRLHNKVGLMDELGKVRRVIEKQSPIDEVLLVLDATTGQNGLRQAQVFSEVVGITGIVLTKLDGTAKGGIVVAVQRKLGVPVKLIGLGEGPDDLAPFDPEGFVDAIID; encoded by the coding sequence GTGAGCGCTATCGACACTCTCTGGGAATTCATTGCCGTCGGCTTCGGCCTGCTCGTCGTCCTCGGCGGGCTGGCTGCAACCCTCCTGCGAGGGCGAGGTGGGGGCACCAAGGAGCTGCCGCGCGAGCGGCCGACTGACGCACCGCCGACTCGACCAGCGCCCGATGGCGAGGACGTCGACGCGCTGCCTTCGGGTGGGTCGTCCGTCGACACCCTGCCGGCTCCTGGCGATGCCACCACCGTCGACGACACCACGGTCGACGAGACGCTCCCGCCGACCACGATCCCTGAGGTCGAGCAGCCGGAGTCCCCGCGAACCCGCCTTCAGCGACTGCGCGCCCGCCTCTCCCGCTCCAACACCGCCCTGGGCAAGGGCCTGCTCGCGCTGCTCTCACGAGGTGACCTCGACGAGGAAGCCTGGGAGGACGTCGAGGACACGCTCCTCACCGCAGACCTCGGGGTCGAGGCGACCACCGAGCTCGTCGACGCGCTCCGCACCAAGGTCAAGGTTCACGGCAACGCCGACGAGGCGACCGTGCGCGGCTGGCTGCGTGACGAGCTCATCTCCCTCGTGGACCCGTCGATGGACCGCTCGATCGCGTCGTCTCGCGTCGACGGCCGGCCGGCCGTCATCGTCGTCGTCGGGGTCAACGGAACCGGCAAGACCACCACCGTGGGCAAGCTCGCCCGCGTCCTTGTCGCCGAGGACAAGGACGTGGTCCTCGGTGCCGCCGACACGTTCCGGGCCGCCGCGGCTGACCAGCTCCAGACATGGGGTGAACGGGTGGGAGTGCCGACGATCCGATCCGATCGTGAAGGCGCAGACCCCGCGGCCGTCGCGTTCGACGCGGTCAAGGGTGCCGCCGAGCTCGAGGCCGACGTCGTCATCATCGACACCGCTGGCCGGCTCCACAACAAGGTCGGGCTCATGGACGAGCTCGGCAAGGTCAGGCGCGTCATCGAGAAACAGAGCCCCATCGACGAGGTCCTTCTCGTGCTCGACGCGACGACCGGTCAGAACGGACTGCGTCAGGCGCAGGTGTTCAGCGAGGTCGTCGGCATCACCGGCATCGTCCTCACCAAGCTCGATGGCACGGCCAAGGGCGGCATCGTGGTCGCTGTGCAGCGCAAGCTCGGTGTCCCCGTGAAGCTCATCGGGCTGGGTGAGGGTCCCGATGACCTCGCGCCGTTCGATCCCGAGGGCTTCGTCGACGCCATCATCGACTGA